The genomic segment aagtggtgtcaatacttttgcaaagcactatTCTATGTATTTCTATTGAGTCTTTGATAAGATTCATTTTAACACTGGGAGAGCAGGTGGCTGCTCAGCCGATGGTCCTGGAGTGTTTTACAGCCAGGGATAAAAAACAGTTCAGTTGTTACCAGTAAGAAGCTGGAGGATAGCATTAGGAATTTCCAAGGATTCATCTTTCACCAAAACAATGTCATAGGAGTCCAAATAGGACTGTTTGCTCTCCTCaacctaaaaataaagaaaaaggcaaaaaatcaTGGTTGGAAACCATTAGGATTAGCTGAAATATATCAGGCTTTTGCTTACTTTGTCATTCAGGAACCCAATCTTGAGGATGTGCTTCATATTCTGAACTCCATCAGCCATGTTCAGGTCCCCCAGAGAGTCTCCCATCAGCAGGACATTTGGTCTTGACCGCAGCTCCTTGAAATGGCCCGTGTTTAGCAGTGCACCTTCTCTTTTATTGTAGACGTGAATCAACTCTCCCTTGAAAGCCCTCAATATCCCCTGGTTAATCAGAGAAGTCTTAATATCATAGAAATCTATAATTtggaataaaattaatatttttttaagtgctgcACAACTCACAAATTCATCAAAGTCCATGTAGTTGGAGATGACTTTGACATTGGGGTGGAAGACGTTGGCTTGCCGTATCACCTCTTCCAGGATGTCTCCAATTCCAGCGGAGAAGATGAGCAGAGGGATAGCGTGCTGGTTCAGACGGTCGAAGAACAGCTCATAACCCTCCCTGTTGTACCATtgccacattttatttcaacttttctcTTATGCATCAACCACAACTTTTAGTCTTTAGATATCCTTACCTCAGCATTGCATCAGACTCACGCACTGCCGCAGCCAGCTcctcttttttaattttctgctccACAAGAAGGTCATGAGCTTTGGTCCACCTATGAGAAAGACTCACCTTTTCAAACACTATCCCCCAAAAAAGCCTAGAAACTGGAGAATATGAGTGAAAAATACTCACCACTCCACCATTAAAGGCAGCTTCTCTTCAACTGAGCGTGAGGTGTCGATCTCTATGGGATAATAAGTCTGCAGAAGATGATTCAGCTGTGGAAGACAGAACATGATTCTGAGATCTAACTACAGAAAAGGGTTAGATAAGCACAGATACCCTTTATATACCAGGAATAATCCAGGttgaaaaacttaaaacatgGTTCATAAAACAGGACCGAAATGCAAACAGTGTTACAACAAGCACATTATCAATTATAATGagatttctttacattttgcattaagCTTAGATCAACCAGcgcaaaaaatatttcagaagaaTCTGTCCTACCTTTTGGCGGCACTCTTCGGAGATGGCTTTGCTGTTGTCAAGAATATctgccaaaacaaacaattcaacAACAACTTATGttggataatttattttttttccataaggttgcaattattaaaatatttttttatttctaaactcTTATTCATGTGTCCTTTACATAATACTGGGTGACTTGTGCTTCATGAGGCATCCACAGGGGAGTCTTCTTGTAgcacatatt from the Gambusia affinis linkage group LG19, SWU_Gaff_1.0, whole genome shotgun sequence genome contains:
- the LOC122821436 gene encoding cytosolic 5'-nucleotidase 3-like, whose translation is MIPELSNGSVLMKDPQRVQDILKSLLDAGPNTLQVISDFDMTLTRFQYNGKRCPTCHNILDNSKAISEECRQKLNHLLQTYYPIEIDTSRSVEEKLPLMVEWWTKAHDLLVEQKIKKEELAAAVRESDAMLREGYELFFDRLNQHAIPLLIFSAGIGDILEEVIRQANVFHPNVKVISNYMDFDEFGILRAFKGELIHVYNKREGALLNTGHFKELRSRPNVLLMGDSLGDLNMADGVQNMKHILKIGFLNDKVEESKQSYLDSYDIVLVKDESLEIPNAILQLLTGNN